A region of Sulfitobacter faviae DNA encodes the following proteins:
- the arsC gene encoding arsenate reductase (glutaredoxin) (This arsenate reductase requires both glutathione and glutaredoxin to convert arsenate to arsenite, after which the efflux transporter formed by ArsA and ArsB can extrude the arsenite from the cell, providing resistance.) → MITLWHNPRCSKSRQTLALVEAAGVEVTLRRYLEDAPTRDGIIAARDALGLPAIKMMRTGERLFKELGLTKNSPEEALIDAMAAHPILIERPIAFSTGRAVIGRPPEAVQALL, encoded by the coding sequence ATGATCACCCTATGGCATAACCCGCGCTGTTCGAAATCGCGGCAGACGCTGGCGCTGGTCGAAGCGGCGGGGGTGGAAGTAACCCTGCGCCGCTACCTCGAAGACGCGCCGACCCGGGATGGGATCATCGCCGCCCGCGACGCCCTTGGCCTGCCTGCGATCAAGATGATGCGGACGGGCGAAAGGCTGTTCAAAGAGTTGGGCTTGACCAAGAACAGCCCCGAAGAGGCCCTGATCGACGCCATGGCCGCCCATCCGATCCTGATCGAACGCCCCATCGCTTTTAGCACTGGCCGCGCCGTAATCGGCCGCCCGCCCGAGGCGGTGCAGGCGCTGCTCTAG